The sequence CTGGCGACTGCAACTTCCTGATCAGCGCAGCTCTTGGCAAGATCAGTGGTGTGGCAAGCAAACTTCACCTCAGCCTGTTGAGGATCCCATTATTTGGCGACGCGATCAGATCTTTGGCTACCATCTTGCCTGTGCTTGGGATGAGTGGGCAATGGGTATGACCCATGTTGTTCGTGGTCAAGACTTATTGGCAGCCAGTTGGCCCCAGACATTATTGCGTCAACACTGGCATCCTTCTGCCGCCGAACTGGTTTATAAACATCACCCCCTATTAATTAATCAGCAAGGGCTAAAATTAAGTAAATCGGCGCAAAGCCAAGCCGTTTGGCCTAATCAAGGTGCCCTTTATAAAATCGCTCAGATTTTGGGCGTCGCAGACCCACTCAATGCTAAAATGCCAGACCAGCTCATTTTGCAAGCCATCCAAGACAATTGGGCCAAAATTATGACTGACTTTTTAATCCAAAATACCTCAGAGCAAAGCTCAACCAGCATAAAACAGGTCTGTGTGATATGAATCCAGCTAGCTTACAAGCGGCCCTCATTAACTGGCTACAAGTCGCTGACCATTACCCGCATCCGGTCCAGCAGCTTCAGCTGGTGCAAACGCATATTTCCTGTGTGTTTTTAACGGGTGATTATGCCTATAAGCTCAAAAAAGCGGTCCGTTTTGAGTTTTTAGACTTCAGTGAGCTCGCACAGCGTCAACATTTTTGTCAGTTAGAAATCGAACTTAATCGACGCACCGCCGCTGATTTATACCTGGATGTAATAAATGTCTATCATCATAGTGAAACCGATGAATTTAGTTTAAGCCCGCAGTGTGCTGAACAGCCCAATTGGCAGGTGGTTGATTATCTCGTTAAAATGCGGCAGTTTGATCCTAATCAATTATTAAGTCGGCTCATCCATCGCGAATCGCTAAACATTGAAGGGGTAACCGAATTGGCCCAACGGATTGCCGACTTTCACCTTCAAGCAGAGATCATTAACCCACCGGCTTTTTGGGGCTCGGCTGAATGTGTCCTGCAGCCAATGGTGGCCAATTTTCCAAGCCTGCAAAGTTTATTTGAACGTTTGATTGTCCAACAAAAGCTGGATCAGTCGGCACTCACTCGATTACAGTTTTTAGCTCAGCACACCCAAGCTCAACATACGTTACTGGCGCCTTTATTGTCACAACGACAACAGCTGGGTTTTGTGCGCGCCTGCCATGGTGACCTTCATCTTGACAACATCACTTACTATCAAGGCAAACTGGTGTTGTTTGATGGAATTGAATTTAATGAGCAGTTTCGCTTAATCGATGTAATGTCAGATTTAGCCTTCTTACTCACCGACCTGGATGCCAATCACTGTGAGTTAACTGGCCAACAACTCCTCAATCGCTATCTGATTGAAAGCGGCGACTATGCCGGGCTAGGGATCATCAATTTTTATCAAACCTATCGTGCCATGGTGCGCGCCAAAATCAGTGGCTTACGCTATGAACAAATGGATTCTGCTTCAGCCGAAGCCGAACAGGTTCTAGCCCAAACTTTCAACTATCTTACGCTCGCTGAGTCCTATGCGTTTCCTGCACAACAAGCACCCAAGTTATTAATCATGCAGGGTATTTCAGGCAGTGGTAAAAGTTTTTTAGCCAATGAACTCGCTAACCTAACCGGTGCGATTTGGATTAATTCTGACCGCGAACGTAAACGCTGGTTTGGCATTGCGGCTACCGAACGTGTGACTGGGCAAGCACAAAGACAACTCTACAGTAGCGACGCCAATCAAGCGACCTATCAACGTTTATATGAGGCTTGTGCCGCAGCGTTACAAGCCGGCCGCGATGTCATTGTTGATGCCACTTTTTTAGCCAAAGCCAGTCGCCAACGGTTTTATTCGTTGGCGGCACGTCATCAAGCCGACTGTGCTACCTTCTCGCTTATCCCTAATCCTACGCTAGCTAAAGAACGCATTGTCGAACGGCTCATTAAACAACAGGACCCTTCTGATGCGACCATTGCGGTTATGCAACGCCAAATCGCCCACTTTGAGGCACCGGACTCCGACGAACCGGCGTTTGTGTTTAGCAAAACAGAGCCAATGCGATCGGCAACCTGGTCGCAATTACTTGCCTGGTTTAGTCGCGAGCCAAGGGCAAGTTTGTTAGAATGACTCCCTTTTGATAAGTGACTGTTGTTATGACTTTTTCCTATGCGCCGACTATTGCTATTCAACAACGCTCGTGTGATCAAGTCATTTATGATCAAGCCATCTCAGCAGGATTAAGCCCCCTTACCGCGCGCTTGCTAGCCCAACGCTTAGAGGCATCAGATCTGACTCAAGCGAAACAGCCTGATCTCCATTTTTGGATTCACCCACAATTAAAACATTTGCAACATCCGCGTGAGCTTAAAAACATTGATCAAGCCGCACAACTGATTGCTCGCGCGATCCAATCAGATGGTCTAATTGTCCTCGCGACTGACTATGACACTGATGGGGTAACCTCAGCCTGGGTCGGCTATCAAAGCCTAACCGAATATCTTGGTGTCAGCCCCGATCGTGTTGCGTGTATTATTTCTGAGCGCGCTGACGGCTATGGATTAACCCAAGAGTTATGTGAGCGTATTGTTGCTTTGCAACACCCCATAGACCTGGTCATTTCCGCTGACCAAGGCTCAAGCGATGAACAACAAATTGCCTATCTTGCTGAACGCGGCATCGCTGTCTGCGTCACTGATCATCACCAAATTCCGGTCGCGGGTCCGCCAAACAGTGCTGCGAGTATTGTAAACCCACAACTTGAAGGCTGTGGGTATGACAAACAGATTTGCGGTTGTTTTGTGCTCTTTTTAGTCATGTCACAGGTCAGACAAACCCTGATTGCTCAAGGCGTTCTTCCTGCCGATGCTCCCAATTTACGCCCACTACTTCATCAAGTGGCGCTTGGAACCATCGCTGATAGTGTCAGTTTAAAAAGCCCCAACAATCGCGCGGTAGTGAAAGCAGGCCTGGTGCAAGCCAATCAATTTACGCATCCTATGTGGCAAGCCGTTCAACAAGCACATCCTCAAAAACCCAGTCAGCTTAATGCCGAGTTTATTGCCTTTCAAATAGCCTCACGGATTAATGCAGCTTCACGGGTTAACGATGTTCAAAACGCCTTTCGCTTTGTTAATGCCCAAAATATCGCTGAAGCCCTCGATGCCTTTGCACAATTAGATCGCGATAATGCGCTGCGCCAACAACAACAAACCGCGATGATGACCGAAGCCATTGCGCAAGCACAGGCTCAACTGGTTAAAGCACCCTTTTGTATCGTGATTGCTCTGCAAGGCAATCCGGGTATTCAAGGAATCATTGCGGCGCGGATTGGCGAACGCTATGGCTTGCCGTGTATCGCACTCACCCAGCTCAATGACCAGGAGTATGCTGGTAGTGGTCGCGCTATTGTCGACGAGGTGGATTTAATCAGTGCATTTAACGCCATTGCCGAGCAGCACCCCCATCTATTTAATAGTAAAGGCGGCCATAAAGCCGCGGTAGGTTGTCAAATCCCAGTCGCTGAATTAGCGCTATTTAAACAGGAAATTAACCAGCAAATT comes from Thiomicrospira aerophila AL3 and encodes:
- the gluQRS gene encoding tRNA glutamyl-Q(34) synthetase GluQRS; amino-acid sequence: MKNKALPNPLYIGRFAPSPSGPLHLGSLFAAVISYCDAKFHQGVWRLRIDDLDTPRVQPDAITQQLHQLDAFGLGWDGEVYYQSQHTADYLAALYDLQAKQACYTCHCTRQMIRERQQGQVQYDNFCRHRHHPFDLQQAWRLQLPDQRSSWQDQWCGKQTSPQPVEDPIIWRRDQIFGYHLACAWDEWAMGMTHVVRGQDLLAASWPQTLLRQHWHPSAAELVYKHHPLLINQQGLKLSKSAQSQAVWPNQGALYKIAQILGVADPLNAKMPDQLILQAIQDNWAKIMTDFLIQNTSEQSSTSIKQVCVI
- a CDS encoding bifunctional aminoglycoside phosphotransferase/ATP-binding protein, with translation MNPASLQAALINWLQVADHYPHPVQQLQLVQTHISCVFLTGDYAYKLKKAVRFEFLDFSELAQRQHFCQLEIELNRRTAADLYLDVINVYHHSETDEFSLSPQCAEQPNWQVVDYLVKMRQFDPNQLLSRLIHRESLNIEGVTELAQRIADFHLQAEIINPPAFWGSAECVLQPMVANFPSLQSLFERLIVQQKLDQSALTRLQFLAQHTQAQHTLLAPLLSQRQQLGFVRACHGDLHLDNITYYQGKLVLFDGIEFNEQFRLIDVMSDLAFLLTDLDANHCELTGQQLLNRYLIESGDYAGLGIINFYQTYRAMVRAKISGLRYEQMDSASAEAEQVLAQTFNYLTLAESYAFPAQQAPKLLIMQGISGSGKSFLANELANLTGAIWINSDRERKRWFGIAATERVTGQAQRQLYSSDANQATYQRLYEACAAALQAGRDVIVDATFLAKASRQRFYSLAARHQADCATFSLIPNPTLAKERIVERLIKQQDPSDATIAVMQRQIAHFEAPDSDEPAFVFSKTEPMRSATWSQLLAWFSREPRASLLE
- a CDS encoding single-stranded-DNA-specific exonuclease RecJ — translated: MTFSYAPTIAIQQRSCDQVIYDQAISAGLSPLTARLLAQRLEASDLTQAKQPDLHFWIHPQLKHLQHPRELKNIDQAAQLIARAIQSDGLIVLATDYDTDGVTSAWVGYQSLTEYLGVSPDRVACIISERADGYGLTQELCERIVALQHPIDLVISADQGSSDEQQIAYLAERGIAVCVTDHHQIPVAGPPNSAASIVNPQLEGCGYDKQICGCFVLFLVMSQVRQTLIAQGVLPADAPNLRPLLHQVALGTIADSVSLKSPNNRAVVKAGLVQANQFTHPMWQAVQQAHPQKPSQLNAEFIAFQIASRINAASRVNDVQNAFRFVNAQNIAEALDAFAQLDRDNALRQQQQTAMMTEAIAQAQAQLVKAPFCIVIALQGNPGIQGIIAARIGERYGLPCIALTQLNDQEYAGSGRAIVDEVDLISAFNAIAEQHPHLFNSKGGHKAAVGCQIPVAELALFKQEINQQIAKQLDHRRPKLTLWSDGELHPQQLDLATLNEIDALEPYGRDWPSPRFDGHFDLIAWRCVGKESQHLSLKLAHSHDKIAVNAIFFNPAEDLIEQFVALNETEQAKVHCLYQLQRNEFMGRSQLQLRIDYLRLI